The Arachis ipaensis cultivar K30076 chromosome B10, Araip1.1, whole genome shotgun sequence DNA window CATTGCTCTCTAGCTGCCCACATGCTTTGTTCATGAATCATGAGAGTGTTGAGAGATAGAATTAGTtatattagttattattattttttgcctacatatatataataattataatgGATAATCCATAAACCATagtatctaataataataataattgatgaAAGTATGAAACCACTTCACATGCTTATTTTGACGAAATATCATCAAATTAAAGTAGATAGTGCATGTTCTTCTGTACGGTTGTGTATACGGCCCAATTAATAATCATCAATTGAATCGAGTAATACAaataaatttttctatttttttagaattgatttttttaatatttcaaaaaaattaaatagtagAAATAAAACAAGAgaatattgaaaaagaaaatatgactAATTTTTAGAATTGTCATTGTTGACAACTTATATCTAGTTGGCCAATTACTAGTTGTCTCAGTCTTCTATGCATggtttaactaaaataaaaatatttagtatttattatgaTTTTGTTTAATCTTATTTTATACTACTACATTAAATTAAATAGAACAGAGAAACGAttcttttttcctctttttctctttctccatgAACTTTCAAACACAACCAAAATGCTCTTTCATCACTCTAACTCCTCCATagcacatgattttttttttatccaaACGGTATTTTCCAACTCGACAGGTTAAGGACTAAtttatttaagggtttgtcgctAGCCAATGAGTTGCTGTATGCACAAGGTGGGATTCGaactcccgacacttgcttaagcagatgagtgagctgaccactcgaccaacctaaGTTGATTATAGCACATAATTTCTTGAAAAGCAAAGACCCGCCACTTACGTTTTTGCATGCCTTGTGTAACAACCCTATTTGCTTTTCTAGCAAAACTTGTGAGCCCATTTATTGCAATTTCTTTAAGTTGGTCAATAAATTGATTAttatttgcaaaaaaaaatatcttcatctaaaaatataatttgattagactgtttaattaatataatatacatttatatatattttagctATTATTTTGACATGAATATAATTTTATgtgaataataatttaataaaatttctattatttattagaTGATAGACTTAGACGTGGAATAATAAGTATTTTATCACCAAAACCAATATCAATCATAGGGTAGTttatccaaccatcaaccaacaCATAAATGTCTATACATCAAACTCACATGCTTTATTGTTTGCACAATAGTTTCACTAGAAAAATGATATATCCTTATAAATTAAAAAGTCctcttattttgttttgttttacacGGAAAGTTGAGTGCTTTTATACTTTTAACATATTAAATACAATTGAATTTATAATTcgtttagaaattttttttaaaaatgattaGACAACATGATATTAGAAGGCCCTATATTACTCTCTtttaccatatatatatatattctaattctatttttatttttatttttaaaaaaatgcagAAAGTATTATTGCACCTTGGAGCCACGAAGCTAATGCATACGGAAGTCAACAATGAAATAATTATTGCACACTTTATGATTCAATACCTTGCTTGCATTTAACAATGAACTTAGTGTTTGACATTCCTTCCTTAATTAAATGAAGAAGCTTGTTCGACTTCGACATTGGCATTCCCTTTCAACAAAAGTAACCTAGTAGAGTATTTCTTTCTTGTTTCTAAAAGCGTGAAACAAGCTAATTTTATGTAAAATATTCTTCATAACATGCATGATGCTTATAACTTATATAAGTAGTCATAATAAGTAGCCTTATCAATTTTCCACCCTTGAATTCATCTAATTAAATTATATTGGAGGATAAAACTACAACCACACATATACACGATACCATAATACATTAAGTTGGTTTTTCCTCAAAAAAATATGCGTAACGTGACCATCACAATGAGTTGCATTTTCGAATTGAAAGGGATGAAGAGAGGGGTTTAGAGATAGGTCCTATCATCAAGAATTCAATTAATTAGTCCAAATCTCACGGAATGTTAGTGAAGGTTTTATATTCAAACTTAAATTCAAGATCTCTAATTAAGAGACTAAAACATTTTCTAAGTTATTATTTTTTACGGTATTTTCTAATCGACATACCTAAAATCAAGtcagttatttaattttaaatggatttaaattttatttaaaaatttattattgacTAATTAATTGCTATATATACAAAGCAAAATTTAAACTGCATATACAAAGCAAAATTTGAATTTTCGACACTTCCTTAAACGTAATAATGAACTAACTAATATATATAGTATTTGAATTTCTTTTGGGCCATGCATGGATTTATATACCCGTAATGGTTGAACTTTGATGGCTAATATCACCCAATTGGAAGGAATCGATCGACTAGGCTAAAAAAAGAGTGAACCTTTTGAATTCTTGGCCCAATTTGTTGAACCTAATCTGAGATTAAGATGAGGTCAAAGTCAAACAAATGAAGGGCTAAGATTTAAAGCAGTGAACAAGTAGGTCCCACAGAGGAAGGAACACTGGCCACATGGGGTGAACGTGAATTCTTATCCATGTCACCACATTCACGGATAGTACGGTCCTCCCATGTGTAATAGTAACTACATCatctattaatttttcttttaattttttttagtgaatAATTCATTTCTTAATGCACTTTTAATTTAGGAATATAGTTTTGCACTATCACTTAATTGTATGTTTCTTTTTATAACATGGTAAAATTGTAAGTAATTACTAATTGAGTCCTCAGTTTAATTGTAATTTCCTGTGTGTAATTTTGGTTCTCAATAGGTTTTAAGAGTGATTATTAATTTCACTAATTTTGCCAAAATCTTAATATTATAGTTATATATGATTTTATTGTAATAAATTTCacaaacctttaaaatttagCAGTCATCAGATTTCGATTCCCCTGTTCACGCTCATGCTCATGCATGTGTTCTCGTCAGATCATTTAGTGTGTTACAAAtttatgtattttctttttttttttggacagaaTAAAATTTATGATTGTCACAATCATTTCCCCATTCTCTCCATATAGATCCCATCACTTTGTTAATCTTTCATTCAGACCACTCATGGATCATGTCACGGAAATAAATGTATATTCTGAAAATCCTCAAATTGGATTATTATAATGATCCCAAATTTAGCATGGAAGATTTATGATACCaaacatttaatttaatttatgatacCAAATTAAATACCCCTAACATAAATAAAACAGTTGGTGGGGGGCATGTTTAATTTAATCACaattttttgttataatttttaattGTAGACATAGTTATTAGAACTAAATCGGTAATCAATTCGATCATAGAACTAGGTTATTGGGTTACTGATTTAACCGATAGATTACTAATTTACTCNNNNNNNNNNNNNNNNNNNNNNNNNNNNNNNNNNNNNNNNNNNNNNNNNNNNNNTAAAATtagaataatatttaaaaaattaaaatgtaagtCTCTACAAACATTAATAATCTAATATCAAGTCTTAAACATAACTAATAAtctaaaaaaagataataaactAGTTTCTAGTATAAAATATGTTCTCAATTTAAATCAACAAGAACAAGTGAAAGAAAACACAATCATTAAATCAAATCCAAGGAGTGAGCTCAAAGTCGGCATCAACATCTTTATAGGATAAATTTGGAGCTTGATCAACATTTACCTCATTTTGATTTGCATCCATATCTTTCATAGCATTGTTACTCGGTCCATCATTATCTTGGTCATCTACCAAATTTAATTGATCTACATTTGTGTATTTTTCACAAATCAATATCAAGAATAATTCATAATAGCAACTGACAATTAAAATATTCAAGCAATTGAAGAATTTACCAAGATCATCCAAAGTTGGTTGAATGGACATATTTGCTAAATCATTTCGTAGAGCATCAACTTCTTCAAGGGTTAAAAATAGCAGTGAATCTTTCAATATCCAATCTGAATGGTCATCAAATACATCAAGACAAATTGGATCATAGCTTTGCTTTCTCATTAGCTTCATATGTTATCAAGTTatgtaattattaaattaaagattaaattttAATGAACAACACtttttaaaattagataaatagtTATAGAAGATACCTTTGTTGTAGCCTCAAGTTATAATGAACGAAAACAAGATCATTAAGCTTTTGATGTTCTAACTTCTAACCGATTCCTCTTCTTTGTGTGGATGTGTTAAAAAAATACTCCAATTTCGCTCACAATCCAAAGAACTACAAGTTTGACTTAAAATACGAATGACTAACTTTTGTAAATTTGGTGCTCCAGTTCCATAAGATTTTTACCATTggtcttaaaataaaaaaaggcaATGCATTACAATTagcttttttaaataaataaactaataaagaaagataaaactaaataaaatatttacctgACATCACTGTGCTTCGTTCACGCAGTGCATATTTTCTTCCAAAATCATCTTCAGCATTCTTATATATTCTCATCTCACTTGTCAACTTAGAATTCAATTCTAGATCACCATATGCATATTTCTCAATTACATCTAGTAGGCCAGAAGTGATTTGCTTATGTTTTTTAAATTCATCAGCATTGAATCGAAAAGCAGGATTTAACCAATAGCCAGCAGCATGAagattttttttaagttgtgaATCCCAACGAATATCCAAAATCTTCAAGTAAGGCTCCACAATCTTCTTTCTTAGTTGAAACCTCTTCACCATCTCTTCTCTAGCCTTATAAAAAGCTTGATAAAGAAAACCCATTGCAGCTTTATCTTCACTATCCACAATACGGATCACATGAACAAGTGGCGCAGTAATCTTGACAATATCCGTACATTGATTCCAAAACTTAGAGTCTAAAACTTGATCCACAAATGTTTTAGCTTTAGCTTCTTTGGAGTAGGTTGAGATTGTCCATTCTTTAGAAATTACCATAGTTCTTAATGCATCTTTTTGAGCCAGAATACTCTGCAAAGCTATGAAATTGGTAGCAAAGCGAGTTGGAGCTGGACGAAGTATTTCTCGCCCACCAGTAAACTTCCTCATCAGATACAATGGATGACAatgattatatatgtatttagtaATTTTTGAAGCATGTAAAACTATCTCACTTACTTCATCCAACTTTCTAATATCTTGCAACATCAAATTAATACAATACGCAGCACAAAGAGACCAATACAACTTAGGAAATTCAGCTTCTAACAACCTTCCAGCAGCAACATAATTTGCAGCATTGTCCGTCACTATATGAACAACATTTTCAAGACCGACAAAGTTGACAACATCCCTAAAAAGCTTAAATAACAAATCAGCAGTCTTGGAGGCATGAGAAGTATCAACAAACTTTAGGAAGATAGTTTCTTTAGGACAATAAACCAAGAAGTTAATTAAAGTGCGCCTACAACGATCAGTCCATCCATCAACTATGATAGTACATCCAGTTTGCTTCCAAATTTCACGATACCGTTCAATCATCTTTTTCACATTCTCCACCAACTTACTCAAGAAATACCCACGAACTCTACTAAAATTTGGACCTTTATACCCTGCACCCATGTTTGTAATAGCATCAATAATTGGTTGGTAATATGCTGAATTAACTGCATTAAATGGCACAGAAACATCAACCATCCACTTTGCAACGACAATGtcacattttctgcaatttctttaCTTTGCAATACACTTTTTATAGTTGGTTGGGCTCCAGGTGTTGTTGAAGATGGAAAAAAAAGTCTCTATTCTAGTAGTTTTTCCCCTTTCCTAGTTGCAGGTGGTGGCAACCTTGTCCttgaatgttgttgttgttgttgctgtcgtGCTTCAAGTTCTTCCATTCTATCAAATTCTCTTTCAACTTCATCACATGCTCCATAACTTTCTGCATAATTTTCTTGAACTTTCCTTTTCTTATTTAGAAATTCTTCAATATTTTGCCCAAATTGAAGAGTAACAGTAGGTGGAACCTTTTGCACTTCTCAACATCTCCTCCTTTTCCAGCCAAGTGATACTTAAATCGATTAATCCTACCTTCCCTAATAAGTTTGTCATAATATATGCACATCATAgtaattttttctgttttttttcacAATTTGTTTACAATGACCCCAAGCAGAATCAgtctttcctctattattataaACTCTTTTAGTGGTAGGATCTGGGGTAGGAGTCGCTAATAATGCTTGTTCTTGAGATGGTGGCGTTTCTGATTGTGTTTGAGATGAAGACATTTTTGAAATTCTAGCAAaagaaactaaaaatatttttagcaACAAAAGATTTACTTTAAGTCAGTTTTTAAGCaacacaacaaccaccaccattccacCAAAGTTCACTGATTCAACAAACAGCAACTTTAAACAAACCAGTAACAAACAACAATAGCTCTAAAAAACACAGTAAATACAACAGCAGCAACCAACAACAACTCTATACCAACACAGCAACCAGCAATAAacaaccctaaaaaactaaataTAACAGTAGCAATCACCAAATTCAAGAACAATTCTAACTAAAATTCGCCCAGATTAAACAACTActctaaaaaatcaaatacaacagTAATATCCACCAGATTCCATAACAATACTAACTAAAATACGCTTAGGTTCAACAACTCTAAAAATCAAATACAAGAGCAACTGACCCGAGGGAGCAGAGGCACTGAGGTAGAGATGCTTCTTGATGAACGCTTTTTGAGCTTTCTGACGACCACCACTACCACCCAACTGACCCGAGGGAGCAGAGGCAGAGACGCTTCTTGATGAACGCTTTCTGCCGTTTCTAACGACCACTACTACCACCCAACTAACCCGAGGGAGCAGAGACAGAGATGCTTCTTGATGAACGCTTTCTGCCGCTGACGAGGTGAGGCCAAGACTGAGAGTGACGACGAGGTGAGGCCGAGACTAAGAGTGACGACGAACTGATGAGGTGAAGGGAGAGACAACGGAGTGACGGACTACCGAGTGTAGAGCTCGAACGACGGAGAGCAGACGAAGAGACGAGGTTGGCTGAGGGGTTTCTGCGGTTATATTGGAACTCAGAGTCTCAGAGTCTCAGATGCCATTAGGGGCAATGGGCGGGAAGGGGGGATTAGGCATTAGGGTTTCACTTTCAACGAAAGAGGGGAGGGGGGGGAGCAACTGAATGTGGAACGACGCCGTTTCaacatgtttaaaaaaaattttcaccaTCCGGACCGGATCAATTCAACCGGTTGAGTCACCGGTTTTTATTAAAATCTGTCGAGTCAAATCGGGTTCTACCGGATTTACTGTATGGCCGGTTCAACGAATAATTTGGTCTAACTAAGTGACCGAATGACAGAATTTCAAGTCGAGTCAGATTTGATAACTATGATAGTAGAAAATTAGGAGTGAAAAAAATTTCACttaatatatatatgttttagaTATTTATAGTTaataaatagaaaacaaaaaataattgctATGTGCTGagtagataattttttttttatttcaattagacAAACTAAATGATTATGACTTTAAGTTAGTAGATGATTTTCTTTTCGTAAATGAATAAGTCAAACGTTTTCGtcaatataataaattttattattacatATATGTATTATTAAAATACATTCACATTGAAAGTATTATGAAACCATACACATGTCTATTCATACTTTGTAATTGGGAGATTGATGAAGAAATTGCAATTACAGATCATGACAGTGCACTAGATCAAAGGTAGTTAGAAGAAGTTGAAGAGTGTAAGAAGAAATGAAAGTACGGGTCATAATAGTGTATTGGATATAGAGTAAGCTAAAAAATAAAGTTAGCAGCTCAACAGGATGACAGTTAGTTTGTTAGAAAGTATATGATTTTAAACTATATTgtgtgtatattaaaattaaccactaaaattacttatcagtataaaatacatgttaaaatataaatatacattaaaagtaAATTAAACTACAtaaatatttatacataaatatattgataactgattttaataattaattttagtatacaaataatattttttaattttaaaaataacacCTAACAGTGTTTAGGTATATATAATAGAAACTCAAtaatagaaattatttttaatatagaaataaaaataatattttagttgaatattaatatttaaaatatattacaaTATTATAGATGTATAAAAAATGTGTCTAATAAACATTTTACGTGTTAATCAAAATGATGATACGTATCCAATACGTACACTAAGTATTACAACAAACACCCTATGTATTGCAGTATATACTTTATGTGTTAATTTTTTACCTACATAATTTATCCACTTATAATTACACTAAataatttcattttcaaaaacactaatattttttttatatataaaaaaaaaagtctaggggccaacaATTTTATCAAATTCTGGCCACCATGTAACTatcaaagaaaagtgagtcattagatgaaatctcacattaatttcacaccattaaaaacctCACTAATAATTATTTAATGGCTATAAATCCCAAATGTTGCTGGTCCTAGCATtcctcataaaaaaaattacccGCTCAATAACTAAATTTTCATTTCTGATCAATAATAGAATACTATAActtactttctcttttctctctgctCTCTCTCCCTTACTTTccttttctcattttttcattTCTAAGCCTGATACCTTTTAGAAGGTACGATATTATATTAGAATTAAACAAGTCTAATTTAACTCTATACGTTAGCTTAAAGAAGAGAATTTGTTTTCATACACTTACAAACACCACAGAgactatatttttaataaatataaaaatacacaCCTCTAATGTTCAacgataaaattaaaaaaaataataatatcacttttatttttaataatattattatttatatgatttttttacattatatttttttatgaatttatagaaaaaagaAGTGATATTATCAAAATAGAAATAACATTATCATCTTTCATAAAATCATCTCATAATAGtcattaaaattaaagttgtcaAGTAAACATACAAATTCAAACAAAGTTATATAAAAATAGAATCCATAAATATGCACACATATTCTGGTCCAAGCTAAGGattaaattgaagaaaaaaataaagtgaGCATAAGGAAAAGGAACAGGAGTATGCAGAAATAGAGAGATGGATATTGGTTTGGGAAGGGAATGGCATGCCATAAATGATGTTTGTATGATGTGTGGAAAGTAGTTACCTACTTCAACGGCCACAGCGACATCAGATGCAGATTTGCGTTGAATCTCACTCATGTGGGCTCTTCTTATCGCCTATAACTGAATTTGTTTTTACTATGCGTATTCTAATTCTACATACtaaatattaatatatttattaagataaaaattaaaaagattagtAATAATATTTCCAATACGTATCGTTATGATACATAGTAGTTAAAACTCTGTTTTTATATTATTAACTTATACTTTTATGgcttaattactctgttggtttctatgaaatttttaattaggtttctattttttttcttttaattgagtccttgcaccaaattttatttttgattggATCTCTAtaccctttttttcttttatttgggtcctcgcatcaattttttttcttaattgggtccctatataaTTAAACCAATTTCTATTAagaaggacctaattaaaaaaaaaattggtgtagagacccaattaaaagaaaaaaaaaatataggaaccaaattgaaaattttgtaaaACTATAGAAACCAACAGGATAATTAAACCtacttttattattataaaattaatataaattacgCTAAAGTTAGATTCTTATTTGTATGATAATGAAATTATAAAAGTCAATAGTgtgtttaaaaatatttgatttggtACGTTTAGTTTCTATAAATATACATGTAagtaattttagttttcattaatTAAAAAAGTCAAATAACTACTATAAATAATAAATGTGAATCAAATTAATTGACTCATATTTGTTAtttacataaatatttttaattcattAAAAGTGTACATGGAAATACCAAATAGTAGCAACACTAGTGGCCCGGTGGCACCACTTTACACAAATCAAATTACCGACAAAGATTTCTCATCTTAGCAAGTGTCGGCGCACAGTTAATTTCTGATTAGAACTTTGTTACAACATTTAATCCTCCAAACACCCTTTTAGATAAGTTGATTCTGATTTCTCAATAATGGATAATAAGCAGCAGCActtttaacaataaaaaatattatatggaCAAATTATTTTCTAACTgaatttaactaattttttttcttatgtattttcatctttctttttcaattaattttgatTGTGTTGACAAAATAACTAGACTAAAATAACCTCATTGTTTAACAATTCTGGTTAGTATTTAAATAATGGATCTAGAATACCACTTGATATAAATTAACAAAGTTTAGTTTCCAAATACAGACAATAATTAAGGGAGTTTGCTTAAATGATTACCAAATTCTTATAGTTCCATATAATGTGTAATTACCTTAAATCACGGGATACTGAATGCTCTTTCTctacaaattaattattttattattagtgACGGTTTTCATCATATAGCTTATTCCCTATATATACTCCAAGTTTTTTCCCTCACATTACTTCATCAAGAAAACTATTTCATCACATTCCTTCACTATCATAATTCATATACACTGCTcatcacaaaaaaaaagaaaaaaaaaatcatatacacTATATTATATTCCAGCATAACTAGCTAGCAATATGGCAATTCCATTACCATTTATGTTACTTCTACTATTCCTAGCACCTTCCATTATTTCTTCATCCCCAATTCAAGACCCTGAATTAGTAGTAGAAGAAGTGCACAGGTAATATATAAGAACCAACACATTTTCTTTCAATTAGCAAATGCACTTTATTATCCCTTCAATTGCTTTTTAAATAATAGAATTTGAAATTAATTTGGGTTTGTCGAGTGGTTAACTCAACTCGTCCACTTAAGTAAATATTGGGGTTCAAATTCTGTCTTGTATATGTAACAATTCATTAAGCATCTTAAATGGAGTTCAGATCCGTCACGAATTAGTGAATGACAGCTAATTGAACTTGTTTTGCTTTGAATGAAGGAGCATTAACAATGCATCGGCAAGGAGGAACTTGGGATTTCTTTCTTGTGGGAATGGCAACCCGATCGACGATTGTTGGAGGTGTGATCCGAATTGGGAGAAGAACCGGAAGCGGCTGGCAGACTGTGCCATCGGATTCGGCAAGCACGCCATCGGAGGAAGAGACGGCAAAATATACGTGGTGACGGACCCCGGCGACCACCCTGTTAGCCCAAAGCCAGGGACACTAAGATATGGTGTGATTCAAGAAGAGCCATTGTGGATTGTGTTCAAGCGTGACATGGT harbors:
- the LOC107620230 gene encoding uncharacterized protein LOC107620230; the protein is MVDVSVPFNAVNSAYYQPIIDAITNMGAGYKGPNFSRVRGYFLSKLVENVKKMIERYREIWKQTGCTIIVDGWTDRCRRTLINFLVYCPKETIFLKFVDTSHASKTADLLFKLFRDVVNFVGLENVVHIVTDNAANYVAAGRLLEAEFPKLYWSLCAAYCINLMLQDIRKLDEVSEIVLHASKITKYIYNHCHPLYLMRKFTGGREILRPAPTRFATNFIALQSILAQKDALRTMVISKEWTISTYSKEAKAKTFVDQVLDSKFWNQCTDIVKITAPLVHVIRIVDSEDKAAMGFLYQAFYKAREEMVKRFQLRKKIVEPYLKILDIRWDSQLKKNLHAAGYWLNPAFRFNADEFKKHKQITSGLLDVIEKYAYGDLELNSKLTSEMRIYKNAEDDFGRKYALRERSTVMSDWILKDSLLFLTLEEVDALRNDLANMSIQPTLDDLDQLNLVDDQDNDGPSNNAMKDMDANQNEVNVDQAPNLSYKDVDADFELTPWI